In Raphanus sativus cultivar WK10039 chromosome 5, ASM80110v3, whole genome shotgun sequence, the following proteins share a genomic window:
- the LOC108859710 gene encoding uncharacterized protein At2g34160 produces the protein MEGITEGVNSMSLGVDTQKKNRIQVSHTKKPLFFYVNLAKRYMQQYTDVELSALGMAIATVVTVAEILKNNGFTVEKKIMTSTVDIKDDSRGRPVQKAKIEITLAKSEKFDELMAAASEEKEAAEAQEQS, from the exons ATGGAAGGGATCACGGAAGGCGTTAACAGTATGAGCCTAGGCGTTGATACGCAGAAGAAGAATCGGATTCAGGTTTCCCACACCAAGAAACCGTTGTTCTTCTACGTCAATCTCGCCAAG AGGTACATGCAGCAGTACACAGATGTTGAGTTGTCTGCACTTGGAATGG CCATTGCTACTGTTGTTACCGTCGCTGAGATATTGAAGAACAATGGTTTTACTGTTGAAAAGA AGATCATGACTTCGACTGTGGATATCAAAGATGATTCAAGGGGACGCCCTGTGCAGAAAGCCAAG ATTGAGATAACGCTAGCCAAGTCTGAGAAGTTTGATGAGTTAATGGCTGCAGCCAGTGAGGAGAAGGAGGCTGCAGAAGCCCAAGAGCAGAGCTGA